In Thermodesulfobacteriota bacterium, the sequence TGTAATTTGTATTGCGTATTTGTGAGGATAGTAGGTCTCAGCTGCCCCGGTGCCTTTTCTGTTAAGTCCTGCCTCACGGTTTGGTACATGACGGTCTTCGTATAAGAGATCACCGGTCACGGCAAATAGCTGAATAAAATCTTTTGGCACGCCGCCGCCAATGTATATCACAGCTGTGTCTTTTACAGTTTCTCCCAGCTTCATAAATTCAACGTAATCTTTAATACCATCAATAGTCAGACCAAATCCTTTACTCTGAGCTATTAGCGCAGCATCGCCGTAAGGACTGTCTGCAATTGCAGGGCAAAACACGGGAACCCCATGCTCGGCAGCTTTTGCTACAATGCTTGGGATATTTTTTTCTGACAGCCATTTGCCGCAGTGATAAAGAACCTCTCTTGAAGAATAATTGTATGATGAATCCAGCGTAAGAATAAACTCAGCCAAGAGCTCAGTCATCTCAAGATAGTCCGTCTCTTTTCCATAAACGTCATAGTAACGGTTAAGGCCTTCTTTAAAAAGCAGTTCGTTGTCTTCTGTAGCAGAGCCCTGCCAGTAGTCAAAACCCATAGCGTCAATAATGTCTTCTGAAATATTGGCTCCCGTTGGAACTAGGATATCTATGTAGCGGTTTTCAATGAGCCAGTTTATTATTTTCCATTGTCCTGTCGTAGAGAGTGAGCCAGTATATCCCAGAAGTATCGTAACATCATCATCGTTAACCATTTGCTCAAATACATCTACCACCTTTGCGAGACTTTTTCCTTGAAATCCAGTCTCTGCCATCTCTGATAACAGCTGAGACACAGTTTTAGGAGCGTCTACTTCAATTGCTTTTACCTTTTTAGTCAGAAAATCATCTAGAGTTTTTTCGTTTTTATCTGCCATTTGTCATGGCACCTCCGTAGTGTGCTGTATAAAATGAAGGGTTCAAGATACCACAGCCTAAACAAATATCAAAGCACTTAAATTAGACTACGATATTGACCAGTCTTTTTGGTACAACGATTACTTTTCTAGGTTCTTTGCCGGCGAGATGATTTTGTACCTTTTCATCAGAAAAAGCTGCTTCTTTGAGCTGATCTTCAGTTGAGTCCGGGTCCATAGTGAGCTGGCTCCTCACCTTGCCGTTAATCTGAACTACAATATTAATAGCAGCGCTCTCTACTAAATTCATATCCCAGGTAATCCACTCCATATCAATCAGAGAATCCTGATAGCCTAGCTCCTGCCAGAGCTCTTGACTAATATGGGGTGCCATAGGATATAAAAGCCTGACCATTGCTTCGATGGCCTGCCTTAAGACCACAAGGTCAACATCTGCATTAGGCTTAAATTTTGATGTGTCGTTAAGTAGTTCCATCACAGCAGCTATTGCGGTGTTGAATTGAAACCTATCTAAATCTTCAGTTACTTTTTTTATGGTTTTATTTGTTTTTGTAAGCAGCTCTTTTGCCTCTTGCGAGAGGTTATCATGTTCTATTTCAGTTCCGCTTACCCCATCAATTTTATCAAATACCTCGTAAATCAGTCGCCAAACCCTATTTAAAAATCTATACGAACCCTCAACCCCTTCATCACTCCAATCTAAATCTCTATTCACAGGAGCTGCAAATAAAATAAACAGCCTTACGGTATCAGCGCCGTATTTTGCAATCATATCATCAGGATCAACTACGTTGCCGATTGATTTAGACATTTTAGCGCCGTCTTTTATAACCATTCCCTGCGTAAGCAGGTTTTTAAACGGCTCATCTAAATCGCACATGCCTAGGTCTCTTAGCGCCTTTGTGAAAAATCTCGCATAGAGAAGATGAAGTATCGCGTGCTCGATACCTCCAATGTATTGGTCAACTGAGAGCC encodes:
- a CDS encoding deoxyhypusine synthase family protein; translation: MADKNEKTLDDFLTKKVKAIEVDAPKTVSQLLSEMAETGFQGKSLAKVVDVFEQMVNDDDVTILLGYTGSLSTTGQWKIINWLIENRYIDILVPTGANISEDIIDAMGFDYWQGSATEDNELLFKEGLNRYYDVYGKETDYLEMTELLAEFILTLDSSYNYSSREVLYHCGKWLSEKNIPSIVAKAAEHGVPVFCPAIADSPYGDAALIAQSKGFGLTIDGIKDYVEFMKLGETVKDTAVIYIGGGVPKDFIQLFAVTGDLLYEDRHVPNREAGLNRKGTGAAETYYPHKYAIQITTDSPQWGGLSGCTFDEAVSWGKEDPQGSLVQCYCDATIALPLISHALAERVGKKRKGKDFSGIL